The window TTTCCCAAGGAAATTATTTTTGGAAGCGTGTAGGAATGTATACTCTGGCTTACActtttttattgaaatcaaaaatgaatttttaatattagATAATCTCGTTGGGCcttaaaaaaatccttatttaAGATGATAacgggacttagacacgatttgagataaaaagtttattttcaatttatatgtataaaattgttTGTGTATTGTGAATGATTAAGCACACCTTGAATATTTAAGGTCAAGTTACAAGCCAGaagttgttatgtaaacaaatatcgagtttttatttgttgacatataatgtaaagtaaagaaaataccTTCCTTTTGACAAAGTATCTTGTTgtaaacaagataaactgatcatgctgattcaatgtgttcataaataattgttatgaGCAAAAAAAAAGCAACATAACTGGTAGATTGTAGCGTATTTGAAACTTAAACCATTGGCAATACAACACATAGGTAGACAATAACAGGACTcgaactttgtttacaaaacttgttactcgatatttgactttcaatgTTTGACAAGGCATTAATCAAAAATATCCATAGAGACAATTCTAGacatttgaaatgaaaacataagttttaaagaaaaaaaattgagctgAAATTGCGGCTAATCCCTCTgagaatttttttcacaaggGATATGGATGATTTctcaaaatatatacaaaaaaatcagataaattaagttgaataattataaaagtaaGAAGTATGCCGTGTTTTTCATCATAGAAACACCATTTTATTGCCATTTAAGCAATTAAAAAGATGAATCTAACAAAGAAacaacaagcaaaaaaaaaaaaaaaaggtttgctTGTCCAAAGACTCAATCAATGTCGACTCAGGGATGGAATGTGATAGTTTTCTTGATGTGATTGCAAAATTAACGCCATCTTTTCACGTCATATATTGTTGActaaaattaaatgcaaataaaagacAAATAGTATgatggaaaatatattttatgtaaacaaaataacaaaacaatgtcaacatttctggaaaaaaaaatctgtcaaTGTGCGTTAGAttattaactgtttttcttaCATTACCATAGTTACCGAGATCACCGTGCAGGATGTTATAATCAGTGTAAAAACCGTGTTGTTGACTTAAAGAGAAATGTGTAAAATAGGCATGAAAGAAACGTGACTTCATTTATAACACGTGCGTTCCTTCACAcgcatttttatatttttctgtttaaaaaaaaggaggTAGCAGACAAATAAACAATCCGTAAGAGCCTTTCCTTTTACACTTTAATGAGAATAACGCAACGCGAATTTCGTTTGTGTATTACTAGTATACTGTTTCTAAAAAAGGGCAAAGGTTTAGCAGGCAATACAAAAAATCGGAGAGACAACCTACTGCCTGTTGAATGCATGAAAAGCTTTATTGTGTAAAAgtgtcattttgaaaaatttgccAACCTGAAATAAATTCAGTCGAAAAACAGCATACAGTTTTTGACAGATATTTATTCAAGATTAAGAATTTCAACTTATACATTCAACTGTCAAACGAAACGGTGcaaagaatataaaatttcagcattATTTGCCATTACAGAAGAACAAATTAAACATTTGTGCATACAAAATATACCATAGAATAAAGTTGTTTGTGTTTTAgaaatcaagtataaatttctAAAAAACGATACCTTAACGATGAATTTGTAtgaaatcatatttgaaaaaaatatctatagaTATTGGTCGTTATTTGTTTAGTATTTTTATACACCAAAAAatgaagtgaaaaaaatatctccCACACCAATTTTATTCTCGATGATCACCGATGGTCACAGAAAAACTGGATAAAAACAGACTGGTCTTGTAGTTTCGGAATTGTATACAAGTCATTAAGATCCCAGGACATTCGCACTGCATCGCCGTAATTTTTCCCATACTCCCACGGGGAATTGCTGTTGACCCGAAGCGCGCCCGAACATGGATGGTAGTCGTGGGATTTGGCATTCCTGCTCCTACAGAAGGCTTTGCACTTCCTTCCACAGGAATCGTAGGCTGTCAGCAGGACTTCCGTGTCGTTTTTGCCGGGTCTTCTCAGTCCTATATACGTGGTAGACTCGGTGAACGCTTGTCTCAAATCAACGATGACGTACTCGTCGTAGTTGCCTTGGTAATTAAGCCCGTCGGACCGGATGTGGATACGTCCTATCGTTCGATCTCCGGAAACTGCGTCACATTTTGCTGAGGATGGCATCAACTCTTCAGAGAAATATGGTTTAATTTCTTCGTACTGTTCTGGGTCGTAGATATCGGCTTTTACGGAAGGCTTACCATTGATGATTGCGTACGCTTTGAACTTACGATGCTCAGGCGACCTTTTGTTGACGACACGAACTGGAATAAACACCCAATTACGAGTGTCCCCTTCATTGTTGATTTCAAACGTGTTTTGACTGGAGAAAGAGACCCACGCGTTGGAGCATTGAAGCTGCTTTACCATAACCTGGTGGTAGGAATCGGCTGTCGTAGACTTGTCGCTTGCTTTGTTCGCAGTCGTAGCTCTCTTCTTACGACCGAAAGGAAGTCGCGGCATTCCACCTAAAAGTGGTCCGGGGCCGCCAGCGCCCATGACCCCGGGGACGCCTCTCATTGCTGCTGCACGTGGAGGTGCCGGGGGGCCCGCGCCAATGGGAATACACTGCGGGACCCCGGCGGAAATATCGCAGGTCAAGAAAGGAGAGCCACAGTTGGAATTCTGAAAGGAACAAGTTGGGTGGGGTTGGTATGTGTAAACTTGCGTCGTAAACATATCACTTATTCCAAACACATTGGGCAGGTTTCCAAACCCTGTAGGGGTGAAGGGAGCGTGAGACTGGGGGCCGAAGTTCTGAGGGTAGTCCTGGGTGGGGTCTATTCCCATGGCTCGCTGCTGTTGACGAAATATTTCCCAGACGTAATCAACAAAGGCATGGTGTAGGTAGAAAACAGGATCAAAGGCCGAGGTTTCCATGGGCTCCATTTGACCACCGATCCACGTGTGCGCGTCGCCATGGTAATTTTCAATGTTGTACTGATCCGGGGCACCTGGCTCAGTGATTTCCGCCATTCTGGTTCTAGATAATACCCTCATGATGGCCTGCCTGGAGAGTAGTTGACCATCCTGACCTACATTTCTGATGAGAGGCCCGTTAGGGGTCTGCCAGAAAGCGAAAGGCCCTGTTGTCACGAGACCATCTCCATTACCAAGGAATTGAGGGGACCAGGTCACGGATTGGGTGGGGTCGATCATGGCCTCATCCATGGTGGAGTCCCAATACGGCAATGTGACATCGGGTACCTTTTGTCGTAAGGCGTTCTCAAATCTATTGAATTCAAAGCAAACTTATATGACATCGTCTTTCATTGTTGCTAAAgcaactattttgaaatgcattaagataaaaaaaaatgaactggtaaggaaatttctttttaaagaatcaatTTGTAAACGAATCTTACATGGTAATGAATAGTCTATGCCAAGCTAAGAAAGCCCCTCCATGATGTATGTTGTCTACCATCCGGAAGTGAACCAGCCCAAGAGCATCATAACGATTAGGTCGAATTGTCTGGAAAGAAAAAAccattttaaattacaataaatgAGATCGAAACTTCTAATCGATGAAAAGGAATGGTTTGAAAATCAACTAAATCAGCCATCTactacaaaacatttatttcattcaaaaagtgattttgtttttCGTAGGGGAGGGGGTCGAAACTCTTTAAGGTACTTACTGTATCTTGTTTCAGTAGAAGGATAGCCCTGTGGAAGTTGGCCCTTTCCTGCTCCGTCATTGTCCTGTATTCCTTCCTGATCCTCAGCTGAGGACGCTGCACTACGGGGATGCCAGAGACAGGCTGTGCAGTGTTCATGTTGGGAGACATTACCGTCGGTTGCGGTTGAAGTTGAGGTTGAAATGCATTCATAGACTGAAAATTCTGCTGTTGTCCTTGGGCAAATGTCGGCTGCTGTTGAGCGGCAACGAAGTTGTTGATTTGCTGTGATGGTTGTTGAAACACCGTCTGCTGTTGCTGTTGTTGAGAAAATTGAGTCTGAACCGGATTAATCTGGGTCTGGGGAACCTGAGCTGGAATTGGCTGGTTAGAACTGCTTGAAAAAGTTTGTTGTGGAACGGCCGCGCCAAATTGCTGTGTCTGTGGAATGGCCGCTCCAAACTGCTGTGTCTGTGGAATGGCCGCTCCAAACTGCTGTGTCTGTGGAATGGCCGCGCCAAGCTGCTGTGTCTGAACCCCTGGTTGTTGTGCTGCTGGGGCCTGGTTTTCTCCGCCAATGATCGGGAAAGGTCGTGCTTGTCCGGGCTGAAACCGCTGCGCCTGTCCAGAACCCGTATGTTGATTAGAGAATGACTGCAGGGTCTCCGACATATACTCCGGTCCTTGTGAGTTTTGGATATTCGATGAGTCTGAACTATCGCTATCAATGATTGGTTGGGGAGGAAACTGAACATTAGGATACAGGGAAGGGGTGTCCAATGACGCTTGGCGTTTCTTCACGGAATGGCTGAGTTTGTTCGTGGACGAAAGATCCAGCTTCATGTCCACGTTTGACATCCTCAACAATTCGTTGATCCAACTGACGGTGTCCTCCGACACATTGGAGTATTTGAATTTATCCCCAGTGAGCTTCATGCGGTGACTATTCATACACCATTTGCTCATGGCCTCGCCACTGGCAGCGCCCAGGTTCTTGATTCGCTGCTTTTCGAGACATTCCGTAAAGGACTCGGGTAAATCGATCTCCTCTATGTAAGCCCCCGCTAGTACTATGAAAGTGAAGACGATGCATAAGTGCTTCTTCATCTAAAacgaataaagaaaaaaacttaataatttGTAAAGTACATGTTCCAATACACAATCGTACATATCCAATGACCAGTGTATTTCAAAGCATGACCTGAAGGATCAATTTATGACAACAGATATACAATGCTGACTCTTTTTCATGAAGGGCTTTGATGATTATGCAAATTTCCTTTTTCATTCAACTGGTTCGAaaagatttcaaatttttagaattCCAAAACATCATCTGAATtacaattgataaatttttcCACAATTTGCTAAATAGATTTGTCAATACCTATGGCAACAAAATGATTGAACATCTAAGGTCATCACACAAATCCAACCGAAatatcgaaaaaaaatctctattTGCGGACCCGTGACAGTCAATTCATAACATTTTGTGTACGACATTTCTGTTCGCCAAGGGACTTTTATATAGGTACCTATTGGTCACGTGACCTTTACGTAGAATGGGACAATATTATCGCATGAACTCCGTGTTTGACAGAGCGTGGCTCCAGTTAGTCGTGTAAAGAACACGAAACTGTTGCGAACTCTGTAACTGGTTACACATGTAATTACCGGGATATCACGGTGACCTTAATTTGTACTCTATACTTacatatacgtacatgtacgtCCGTAACATTTCTGTGTCACAAGTATTTTTCGACGCGCAGAtaatatattgtacatatatgaaCAACATTAACCTCCCCTCCcctcccacccccacccccacccctgctatttcttttttttttttaaaaaagaaagaaagaaaataaaggaGGGGAAGAGTGTTGATAGTGAAAGAAAGAATGTTATTACAAGAGTTCTTGCATTTAAATTGTTAATAGTAAGCTTACGTGGTAATATTTACGGATTACAAACAATGAATAATTGATTCATTGAATAATTGATTCATTGATTAATCAATTAACTGATTAATTCATGTATAGACGTTGGAAGTCGCACATACCTTCTAAACCTCGCCGGTACTACAATATTGTAGCTGAATTCATCGGTTCTATATATACACGTAAAAGGAATATTAAGTACAAATTGCCAAAGGTAGATATTTTTTTGATGAAATCGAGGTACATGAGCGATTAATGTAGATGTTTAAGAATGAGATAGATCGTTGCTATTCGGCACGTACACCAGAGTATGATATTAgtatcaaaatttattaaactatTATGAAGGGGTATCGCATAGTTAATGGGATAGGTAATTGCTATTCATATCAACTTataaatttcaacaaatatCATTAAGTGGTATCGTAATGAATCTACAGAAATCAGAGAATGACTGATATTTTTTCGTCAGTAcataagaaattataaatataacattttaagaTATATAAGTACGTTGGATTTTTTGTCCATCCTCAAAGCGTATgtgcgagagagagagagagagagagagagagagagagagagagagagagaaatattcCTTATATAAAATAAACTGAATGATATCAAAAACAGAATAAAGTTGATTTGCGAATGCATATATACCTCATATGTTTACGTTGACTTTTATATTTAGAATGCCAatctaaatatatgaaaataatatattatagatTCATAATGGctattttaaatttatcttaTCAAGTGtgcttatatttttattaatactggtatatgaatatttcatttattaattacaataatttttttatgtgcaATTCTGTTCAATTGCAATTTCATCCATCTATCTTGGTGTTTGTGTTTCGCCTTTTCGATAGAGGAACTTAGGTAGGGGATGGAATATTGCTAAGCTTGTGTGAAAATTTCCTTTAGCGTCAGTGAACTCGTGAAATAATTAAACTGGCGAgcataattgtatttttatgtaaccccccccccccccccccccccatcgtACTAATATTAACTTACATACTTCTTAATTTTAATTTCCTGTTTCCTGTTGTTGCTTAAATTTCCTGTTTTCGAGTCCCATTATCCAAGTAAGAaactaataaataataattttttttttcatttctataaCAGTCAAAACAAGTCGCACCGAATCGCTTAATAATAATCACAGTAATGAGAAAAACAATTACCTTCCAGACATGCGATGGCGGATGTACAAACAAAAGATTTGAGATATTGAAGAATTTTTAACTAATTGCGAAATAATATTGCTTATGCACACCGATCTACCTCAAAATTACAAACGTTCACTTCGTTTTTTTAAGAGGTCTCGATGGCCATTtgtagactgtattgatcttctttataagaattttaagagctctgcttagAAATATAGcaaaatacccaaatttaaaatataggaCTTCTTTCCTCGCTAAATAATAGTTCATATCTAAGCAAATCatatcaacaaaattttattcagaTCTGTTGGGTagtttatagtctgtcccaagatatcttggattcatattttgcttaattgcttgatatttataaatacctcagggttcaaacgatgttcattcaaaagtataaaaaaaattccaagatttctcagtcgaaacgcccctgttggcttatcaggtttcaatacaatgctaaaaaatgtgatgtctacagagattttgtattgcagcaagcccggatgaaaacgttgaaaaattgcgcgatgtattccgaatggagtaacgatgtaaacattccccattataaatcttcgtaaagaatctgttttcgttcctgtgactTTTTCTGAGTGGCagttgataatgtgtcaatgaaattatcttggaaattatcccttaCAACTTTtacaattgcacttctttcacaggtatgtgtatttttttttaaatcgtccaaatgtgctgcataaatatcatgggacagactatagttgcTATCCGGCCTTCTTAACATTTATACAGATGAAATAACATGGGTTTAATGTAAATGATAGCTCGTATACACTGTACCATGAGCTTTGGCGATAATCATAGAACCGTTtgaacaagaccttggactttcggtaggacgtatccatctatttcttgcatcaaaacaagttaaaaacgACGCTAATTTGAGTGAAATACGCACAGATTGCGTTgtcttagctcaaaagtcaGAAACATTTTGTTGATATCAAAGAGTCATGgctgaatgttaactgaatgaCCAGCgatgaaatagacagacctacgtcacaatgctgtttgacacaaccacccaaagtccaagctcttgttgaaATGATTCTAAGTTTGATGTGTTTGTGTACACTTGATATTGTGATtatataaatactttttttttaaattcagttcaTGTCTTCATGATAGCAAACGACATTATCATGAGTTCTTCCTTAAGTAGGCTATAGCTATTGTGGTCAACATATTAAACAATCAGATCTGCatctcataaaatttcacacatGATAAATTTTGGCCATAAACTACTAGTACTCATTAGGAAAGAGAAGATCAAACAAtttgaatatcattttaaatatatatctttataaggAGCTCTTTATTTAAAGGAGATTAATATAGTGTATATAGcgtaaaaatggccacgaccatccagcccccttaatataaaatataca is drawn from Crassostrea angulata isolate pt1a10 chromosome 5, ASM2561291v2, whole genome shotgun sequence and contains these coding sequences:
- the LOC128184691 gene encoding uncharacterized protein LOC128184691; translated protein: MKKHLCIVFTFIVLAGAYIEEIDLPESFTECLEKQRIKNLGAASGEAMSKWCMNSHRMKLTGDKFKYSNVSEDTVSWINELLRMSNVDMKLDLSSTNKLSHSVKKRQASLDTPSLYPNVQFPPQPIIDSDSSDSSNIQNSQGPEYMSETLQSFSNQHTGSGQAQRFQPGQARPFPIIGGENQAPAAQQPGVQTQQLGAAIPQTQQFGAAIPQTQQFGAAIPQTQQFGAAVPQQTFSSSSNQPIPAQVPQTQINPVQTQFSQQQQQQTVFQQPSQQINNFVAAQQQPTFAQGQQQNFQSMNAFQPQLQPQPTVMSPNMNTAQPVSGIPVVQRPQLRIRKEYRTMTEQERANFHRAILLLKQDTTIRPNRYDALGLVHFRMVDNIHHGGAFLAWHRLFITIFENALRQKVPDVTLPYWDSTMDEAMIDPTQSVTWSPQFLGNGDGLVTTGPFAFWQTPNGPLIRNVGQDGQLLSRQAIMRVLSRTRMAEITEPGAPDQYNIENYHGDAHTWIGGQMEPMETSAFDPVFYLHHAFVDYVWEIFRQQQRAMGIDPTQDYPQNFGPQSHAPFTPTGFGNLPNVFGISDMFTTQVYTYQPHPTCSFQNSNCGSPFLTCDISAGVPQCIPIGAGPPAPPRAAAMRGVPGVMGAGGPGPLLGGMPRLPFGRKKRATTANKASDKSTTADSYHQVMVKQLQCSNAWVSFSSQNTFEINNEGDTRNWVFIPVRVVNKRSPEHRKFKAYAIINGKPSVKADIYDPEQYEEIKPYFSEELMPSSAKCDAVSGDRTIGRIHIRSDGLNYQGNYDEYVIVDLRQAFTESTTYIGLRRPGKNDTEVLLTAYDSCGRKCKAFCRSRNAKSHDYHPCSGALRVNSNSPWEYGKNYGDAVRMSWDLNDLYTIPKLQDQSVFIQFFCDHR